The following are from one region of the Halobellus limi genome:
- a CDS encoding glutamate-5-semialdehyde dehydrogenase, whose protein sequence is MTERSTTAEKSADTKVTEAQSAALQLANLSESARNEALHAIADGIEARSEEILEANAKDVAAGEEMLEAGEYTQAFVDRLKLSESKLESIAEMVRSVAGQEDPLGRTLEARRLDDDLELYKVAVPIGVLGTVFESRPDALVQIAALSLKSGNAVVLKGGSEAAHSNRVLYDVIRDATAEIPDGWAQLIEAREDVETLLERDDAVDLLMPRGSSEFVSYVQDNTKIPVLGHTEGICHVYADEDADLEMAADVAFDAKVQYPAVCNAVETLLVHESVAEDLLPDLAARYREADVELRGDERAREVVEMDAASEADWSTEYGDLILAVKIVDSLEDAIDHVNTYGSKHTESIVTETAEHAEQFMRQIDAASVFHNASTRFADGYRFGLGAEVGISTGKTHARGPVGLEGLTTYKYHLEGDGQLVATYAGENAKPYLHEDFEGEWNPGRLSTE, encoded by the coding sequence ATGACAGAACGCAGCACGACGGCCGAGAAGTCGGCCGACACGAAAGTGACGGAAGCACAGTCCGCAGCGCTGCAGCTGGCGAACCTCTCGGAGTCGGCCCGGAACGAGGCGCTCCACGCCATCGCCGACGGCATCGAGGCCAGAAGCGAGGAGATCCTCGAGGCCAACGCGAAGGACGTCGCGGCTGGCGAGGAGATGCTGGAGGCGGGCGAGTACACCCAGGCGTTCGTCGACCGGCTGAAGCTCTCGGAGTCGAAGTTAGAGAGCATCGCCGAGATGGTCAGAAGCGTCGCCGGCCAGGAGGACCCCCTCGGCCGGACGCTCGAAGCCCGACGGCTCGACGACGACCTCGAACTGTACAAGGTCGCCGTCCCGATCGGCGTGCTCGGGACCGTCTTCGAGTCGCGGCCGGACGCGCTGGTGCAGATCGCCGCGCTCAGCCTCAAGTCGGGCAACGCCGTCGTCCTGAAGGGCGGCAGCGAGGCCGCGCACTCGAATCGGGTCCTCTACGACGTGATCCGCGACGCGACGGCGGAGATCCCCGACGGGTGGGCACAGCTCATCGAGGCCCGCGAGGACGTCGAAACGCTCCTCGAACGCGACGACGCCGTCGACCTCCTCATGCCGCGGGGCAGTTCGGAGTTCGTCAGTTACGTCCAGGACAACACGAAGATCCCGGTGCTCGGCCACACCGAGGGGATCTGTCACGTCTACGCCGACGAGGACGCGGACCTCGAGATGGCCGCCGACGTCGCCTTCGACGCGAAGGTGCAGTACCCGGCGGTCTGTAACGCCGTCGAGACGCTTCTCGTCCACGAGTCGGTCGCCGAGGACCTGCTGCCCGACCTCGCCGCCCGCTACCGCGAGGCGGACGTCGAACTCCGCGGCGACGAGCGCGCTCGGGAGGTCGTCGAGATGGACGCCGCGAGCGAGGCGGACTGGTCGACCGAGTACGGCGACCTGATCCTCGCGGTGAAGATCGTCGACTCGCTGGAGGACGCCATCGACCACGTCAACACCTACGGCTCGAAGCACACCGAGTCGATCGTCACCGAGACCGCGGAACACGCCGAGCAGTTTATGCGGCAGATCGACGCCGCGAGCGTCTTCCACAACGCGTCGACGCGGTTCGCCGACGGCTACCGCTTCGGCCTGGGCGCGGAGGTCGGGATCAGCACCGGCAAGACCCACGCCCGCGGGCCGGTCGGCCTGGAGGGGCTGACGACCTACAAGTACCACCTGGAGGGCGACGGCCAGCTCGTCGCGACGTACGCCGGCGAGAACGCGAAGCCGTACCTCCACGAGGACTTCGAGGGCGAGTGGAACCCGGGCCGGCTGTCGACCGAGTGA
- the proB gene encoding glutamate 5-kinase, whose product MSGAVAAAELKEARRLAAEAGRVVVKAGTNSLTDEESNLDDGKLDKLVDDVADLVERDKEVILVSSGAIGAGKGRIGFDPDDTVEESQALSTIGQSHLMRRYTESFERYGLTVAQILVTEHDLEDTDRFTNFKNTVETLLEWGVVPIVNENDAVATEEIRIGDNDMISSSIAIGVDADLLVTLTDVGGVYTGNPKEDAEATLIEAVGRNYDEVERIVESTASGSFGGIRTKVQGARRVSEHGRPAIIARSTEPDVLERIATEQPVGTIFVPINGHV is encoded by the coding sequence ATGAGCGGGGCCGTCGCCGCGGCGGAGCTCAAAGAGGCACGGCGGCTCGCCGCCGAGGCCGGCCGGGTCGTCGTCAAGGCCGGCACGAACTCGCTCACCGACGAGGAGTCGAACCTCGACGACGGCAAGCTCGACAAGCTCGTCGACGACGTGGCCGACCTCGTCGAGCGCGACAAGGAGGTCATCCTCGTCTCCTCGGGCGCGATCGGCGCCGGCAAGGGCCGGATCGGGTTCGACCCCGACGACACCGTCGAGGAGTCCCAGGCGCTGTCGACGATCGGCCAGAGCCACCTGATGCGCCGGTACACGGAGAGCTTCGAGCGCTACGGCCTGACGGTCGCGCAGATCCTCGTGACCGAGCACGACCTCGAGGACACCGACCGGTTCACCAACTTCAAGAACACGGTCGAGACGCTCTTAGAGTGGGGCGTCGTCCCCATCGTCAACGAGAACGACGCCGTCGCGACCGAGGAGATCCGCATCGGCGACAACGACATGATCTCCTCGTCGATCGCGATCGGCGTCGACGCCGACCTGCTCGTCACGCTCACCGACGTCGGCGGCGTCTACACCGGAAACCCGAAGGAGGACGCGGAGGCGACGCTCATCGAGGCGGTCGGCCGCAACTACGACGAGGTCGAACGGATCGTCGAGTCGACGGCGAGCGGCTCGTTCGGCGGCATCCGGACGAAGGTCCAGGGCGCCCGGAGAGTGAGCGAACACGGACGGCCGGCGATCATCGCCCGCTCGACGGAGCCGGACGTCCTCGAACGGATCGCCACCGAACAACCCGTGGGAACTATTTTCGTCCCGATCAACGGTCACGTATGA